The genomic interval AGCGCGATGTCCTGGACGACGGTCTCCCGCTGCACTTTGTCGCCGAGCAGCTCGTCGATCGTCGCGAAGAACTCGTCCTCGTACCCGGGCAGGAACCGCCCGTCGATGTGCGCCTCGGCGTCGCCCGGGATCACATTCACCTTGTAGCCGGCGTTCAGCATCGTCGGGTTCGACGTGTTCCGGATGGTGGCGCCGAACATCCGGCTGAAGCTGCCCAGCTTCGCGAGCGTCGCGGTCATGTCGTCGGGGTCGAGCTCGACCTCGAGCACGTCCTCCAGCGTCTTCAGGAACTCGCGGACCGTCGGCGTGACCCGCAGCGGCCACTCGTGCCCGCCGATCCGGGTGACCGCCTCGACCAGGTTGGTGACCGCGTTGTCGGTGTTCACCATCGACCCGTGACCCGCCGTACCGCGGGCCTTGAGCCGCATCCAGTTCATGCCCTTCTCGGCGGTCTCGATCAGGTACAGCCGGAGGTCGTCCTTGACCGTGATCGAGAAGCCACCGACCTCGCCAATACCCTCGGTGCAGTCGGCGACCGTGTCCGGGTGGTTGTTGATCAACCACTGGGCGCCGTACACCCCACCCGCCTCTTCGTCAGCGGTGAACACGAGGCGGACTGGCCGCCGCGGCTTCACGCCGGCGCGCTGCCGCGCCCGGACCACCGACAGCACCATCGCGTCGAAGTCCTTCATGTCGACCGCGCCGCGACCCCACACGCACCCGTCGAAGATCTCCCCGGCGAACGGGTCGACCTTCCAGTCCTTCGGGTCCGCCGGTACGACGTCCAGGTGCCCGTGGACGAGCAGCGGGTCCGCACTCTGGTCCTCGCCGTCCCAGTGGGCGACCAGCGTCGCGCGGCCAGGCTCCGACTCGTAGATCGTGGACTCGATGCCGACCTCGTCCAGCTTCGCGGCGACGTACTCGGCCGCGACCCGCTCCCCGTTGCTCTTGCCGTTGCCGTAGTTCGTGGTGTCGATCTGGATCAGCTCACTGCAGAGCTCCACCACCTCGGCATCGGGGGTGTACGACGGGCGGTCGCTGGAGGTCGTCATGCGGACCATCCTCTCTCACCGGGCCGGTGGAGGCATCCCGAGGTCCATCAGATCAGCGTGATCGAGTCTCCGGAAACGGTGATCTGTTTCGGCGGCAGCGGTCGCGGTGCAGGTCCGGCCACCACCGAGCCGTCCTTCACGGAGTACTTGCTGCCGTGGCAGGGGCAGTCGATGGTGCCGTTGGCAACAGTCGTGACCTGGCAGCCCTGATGGGTGCAGGTCGAGCTGAACGCCTTGAAGGTGCCCTTGACCGGCTGCGTGACGACGACCTGGTTCTGGTCGAAGATCTTGCCCTCGCCGACCGGGATCTCGTCGGTCTGACCGAGTACGGCGTTCGCCGGCGCCGTCTGCGACGGCTTGTTCGAGGGTTCGCCGTACTTCGAGCAGCCGACGGCGGTCGCACCGAGTACGACGGCCAGCACGGCGCGGCGGGCTGGTTGCTCCATGGGTGCGCCCTTCATCGGATCACGCCGAACGTGGTGAAGAACCAGAGCGACGACGTCAGCCACAGGCCGACCAGTGCGGTGAACAGTGCTCCGCCAACCACGGGCAACAGCCATTTGGGCGTATCGGTTCGGCTGAGGGTCAGCATCTTGGCGACGAAGGCGCCGTAGAAGAAGCAGCCCAGGAGCGAGTGGATCAGTACGCGCGGTTCGCCGTACTCGAAGCCGAGGGCATAGAGGCAGTGCGCGACCACGGGGAGGGTGACCGCGACCGCGGCGCGGCCGGACCAGCGGTGCAGCGGTGCCACCCAGGGGCTGGTCGGCAGGCGTCCGAACAGTGACATCGCCGAGATCACTTGGACCAGGCCGAGGAGGAAGGCGAGCGTCGCGAGCCAGGTCTTCACGGATTGGAAGCTGGAGAAGCCCGCGAGGTTGATCGCGACCCCGGCGGGGTCGTGGAGGCGGCCGTAGACACCGAGCGCGACGGCTACCGCGGCGCCGGCCGACAGTGGGACCGCGACTCTGGCTGTCTTCTGAACCTGTGCGGTGCTCATCAGAACGTCTCATCTCCGATGACTGCTTGGGCTGTCACGGCGACGCCGTTCACGGTCGCGGCGCGGGTGGTCGTGTCGAGCGGCGGGGCGGGAGCCGGCGTACCGTCGTTGTCGACACCGACCTGCTTGCCGTCGGGCAGGACGATCCAGCCGATGGTGCTGGTGGTGTTCCGCGCGCGGTACAGGCCGGCGGGCGGTCCGGCCTTGGCGATCGCGAAGCGCAGAGTGCGGCCACTCAGCGTGAATGTGCCGGTGGCGGTGCTGCTGGTGATCGTGGCGGCCAGTCGCTCGCCGGTCTTCGAGCGCAGGTCCAGCCGGCCCGCGCGGAACGTCCCCGTCAGCCAGGCCTCGAGGCTGCGGCCGTCGCAGACGTACGCCGCGGCGCGATCACCCTTCGTCGCGATCGCCAACGACGCGACACGGTCGCCCGTCCGCCCGGCGTACACCGCCGTCACCTGTGCAGGTGGTTTCGATGGCGCCGGCATCGTCGTCTCGGTTGCTGTCGGGGTGACTGTGCCGGGCGCTGTCGGTGTGGCGCTCGGCGTGGCGCTGTCTTGTGCCGTCGCGGTCGCGGCCGGGCTGCCGGCGGGCGTTGGGTTCCCGGTCTGGGTGCTGTTGACCACCATGAACCCGACCAGCCCGACGGCCGTCGCCGCCAACGTCACCAAAGGACTACGCTGCCCCATCACCCCACCGCCCTCACCCCGACAAGAGAATCCCGCGGCTACCCGAACCGGTCAACGGCTCAGCCGCCCGGATCGGGTACCAACTCTGCTGTGACGACGCGGTGACGGGTCGTGGGGTGCGCTGGAGGTTGTGGAGCGCGTGTGGGCAGCTGAGTCTCTGCAGCACCCTGGGGCGGTGCTGCAGCGTTGTGGCGGCGTGCAGTGTCCGCCGGGGGCCTGCGACCACGACGACGATCAGCTGCGACGTAAAGCATCCGGCGCCGGCCCTGCGATCGCCCCGCCGCAGGTTCACCAGGTGCTGGCGGGCAGCGGAGCACCGCTGGAACACGGCGTACGCGCGGATATGGAGGAACGCCTCGGGCATGACTTCGGTACGGTGCGCGTGCACGCGGATGCTCGGGCAGCCGAGTCCGCGGCGGCGGTCGGCTCACTCGCGTACACGGTCGGCAATCACGTCGTCCTCGGCAGTGCAGCCACCAGCGGTGACCAGGGCCGCCGTGTCCTCGCGCACGAACTGGTCCACACGATCCAGCAGGCCGGTACTTCGCACCACGCGAGGGGCAGCGAACTGCCGGTCAGTCGGCCGGCGGATCCGGAGGAACAGACGGCGGATCGCATCGCCGACGCCGTACTCGACGGCTCAGCTCCAGCCACCATCGACGCGACGGCCGGGCGGGCGCTGCAACGCGCCGATTCCCCGCCGCTCGCGGACACCGAGGACTGCACGCCGGGTGAGACCGCCCTGCTCAACACGCACCTGGTGGCGGCGCGGATCTGGGTGAACGACGCCACCCGCAAGATCGTCGACTATGCCAATGTCTTCGCCAATCCGCGGCACAGCACGGTACCGGCGTCACCGGGCACAGCTGCCGTCGTCAAACAGGCGCTGCTGGACAACTTCCACACTGTTGCCTCAGGCGACGTTCTCGAGATCCGCGACGGGTTCCAGTCGCTGCGCACCGAACTCAGCAACGGCTTCACCTACGAATGCGAGGACGAGGGCTGCGACGACCAGGCGTACGTCCGTGGCAGGTTCGCGTTCATCCGGCGGCGCGGCGACATCCATGTGTGCCCGCCGTGGTTCCGGGAGAACTACTACAACCGCGTCGAGACGCTCATCCACGAACGCGCACACCAGTACCCGGGCGCGGAGGACGAGGCCTACAACTGGCAGCCGTCGTACGCGACCCTGTCACCGTCCGACGCCATCGACAACGCCGACTCGTACGCCGTCGCCGCCCGGCAGATCTACCACGGCGGCGCCCACGGGCCCGGTACGTGAGGCGTCACCACAGCGGCGCGCACGGGCCCTGGCACGTGAGGCGTCAGAGGACCTTCAGGCCGTACATCTCGCCGAGCGGGTCGGAGATCAGCTCGATCCGCGCGCCGTCGGGGTCGCGGAAGTAGATCGACGTACCGCTCTCCTCCTGGAACTCGACACCGTGCGTGATCAGGCTCTCCTTGAGCCGCCCCCACTGGTCCGGCTCGACCGAGATCGCCAGGTGGTGCAGTCCGCCGAGCACCTCGGCGTATGGCCCGAGATCGAGCCCCGGGAAGTCGAAGAACGCGAGCAGGTTCCCGTTCCCGATGTCGAAGAAGAAGTGCGTCGAGCCCTCGTAGTCCCGGTTCCCGACCATCTCGGTCAGCGGGAACCCCAGGATCCCCTGGTAGAACCTGACCGTCCGCTCGACGTCAGCACACAGCAACGCCGTGTGATGCAGCCCGCGCGCCGAACTCACTCCACCCGGCTTCAGATAGGCCGCCCGGATCCGCTCCCGCTCACCCTCCACCGCACCCAGATCGATCTCCGTCATCGGCCCCACCTCTCTCCTTGAACCTGAAACTACCCCGCCCCCAACACTCCGTCACCATCCACACCCGCCCGATGTGAATTCCACCCCTGGTCTTTGCTACTGTTCTCCGGTCAGCACCGCACCCCGGTGCAGACCACTCGTCCGGGTGGCGGAATAGGCAGACGCGCTAGCTTGAGGTGCTAGTGCCCTTTACGGGGCGTGGGGGTTCAAGTCCCCCCTCGGACACGGTACTTATCTACACGGTCGGCCAGCGGGTCGACTTCCACCTCCACAATCTGCTCCACGTGGTGGTAGGTCAGCGACAGCCGAAGCGACGCGTAAAGCTCGCTAAGCTCTTCGGGTTCCGCCCAGTCGAGAGCCTTCGCGACATTGCCGAGCTGGTCGACGTACCCCTCAAGCTCTTCACGAGTCAAACGCTTCTCACTCGGCGCCGCGGCCAACGCCGTCTCAGCCGCCCGCTTCTCGGCGACCGCCGCGTTGTACTGCGTCCGCAGCTCGACCGGATCCCAGTCTGCATCCAATGCCTTGCGCAACTTCTTCATAACGACCTCAGCCGCGGCTACCCGATCCGGCAGCCGTTCAATGTGCTCAGCTGCTCATCGCCTGAGTCGTCAGCATCAAGTAGCGCTGTGATCGTGTCGCCCCGATGCATCGGATCGAACAACGAGCCGATCCAGCGATGGATCGGAGGCGTGATCACATCCTCGCGAAGGTAGATCTGCTGCGGGTGAGCGGTCGCCGTCGCAGATCCAGGCAGAAGCGTGCGTGCGTTGCAGCGGTAGTAGATCGTGTCCGCCCTCCGCGCAGCACCCTCCATCTTCCGCGCGCAGATGCCGCACTTGATCCGACCTCGCAACCGGTACACCCGTTTCTTCGACACCCGGCGCCGATCCACCGACGACCAGCCGGCCTCGCCGCCGGCCTTCCGCTTCCGCCTCTCGAGCTCCGACGACATTGCGGTCGCGCACATACTCGCGCGGCATGCCTCGGTTCCGCTGGCCAGCGCTCGCCACGAGGCGAGCCTCGCGCAGGCCGCCGACGCCCGCAAGTTGGTCGGCCAAGCGATGGGGATCTTGATGGAGCGCTCCGACCTCGACAGCGACCGAGCGTTCACCGTCCTCAGACGCTATTCCCAGGACACCAACACCAAGCTGCGCGACGTCGCCCAGCAACTGATCGACACACGTAAGCTCCCCGTACCGAAATCCGGCGATTGAACGCCAAAGCCACTGCTGGGAACCAGGGCGACCAACAAGCATCGGCGCACCGCCAGGCGAATGCCTAGATCCGGGGACGGCATCGCCCGGATCTGCGAGTTGACCAGCTCCTTGCCTGGTCCGTGACGATGAAGGCGGCCGCGCGCGCTGCTTCTCGAACACGCGCGGCCTGAGCCGGCCCCCGATCTCGAGCCCGAAGGCAAACCTGATCACGCAGTTCCCGGCCAGCGGAGGTTCACACCTCGAAGTCCAGTCGTCGAGCAGCGACCTGCGCAGTTTCCATCAACTGGTCATTGCGGAGCGGAGGGTGCCCATCATTCTGCTCAGCGTTCGCGAAACCTGCGTCTGGCTGACTCCGATCTCGGAGGCGATCTCGGCCCGGCTCCAATGGTCGACCATCCTCCGACGGAGGATCAGCTTGTCCCGAGCTCCGAGATTCTCGAAGACCGGGCGTAACGTCTCGAGCTGGACCACCAGTTCGAAGGTGTCTGCCCGGTCGGGTACCGCTTGAGCTCACCCCGGATCGTCGGGAAGGCGTATGACTGGAAGTCCGTATCCGGGCCGGGCTGATATCCCTGTGCCGCTTTTGACGAGACCGACGTACGCGACCTGGAACAGTTCCTCCCGTTCGACCCCGCGGCCGTCGTGTCGAAACGCGAGCGACCTCAGGCTCCTGTGATCGCGGTACCCATGCCTTAACACCCGAACCGGCTAGGCGTGGCCCGTGCGGCAGATCTGTCCAGCACAGACCTTTGCGCCGCCTGCGGACGCCGGTGACTCAAGGTTTGGTCTTCTTTGGCTTCAGCGGGCCATGCGTCTGGTGTGTCGCCGATCTGCCCGGACCGACATGCTTCTGTTGCGGTGGCGATGAGGCCTTCGGTTCGGTGGGCTGGACTCGATGCACCTTAGATGGCTCAGACGTCGACGTCTGGGTCACCGTGCGGACAGCGGCCGGCGTCGGTGTCTGCGAGGTACTCGGTGCAACCGGCGGCAAAGTGTGTTCGGCTTCCGGGTTGAGGTCATAGGTGTCCGGCGGCTTCGCGTCTGTGGCTCCAGACAGGATGCCAACGGTTGCCGGCACTGCAAGAGCCGCGATCGCAGTGATCGCGATGAACGCCGGCCTCAGGGATTTCCGGCGTACAGCCAGGACCGTGGTTGTCGCCATGTCGGTTTCGGACATCATGACGATGGGCCGCCGGACGCCGTTCGCGATCTTGAGCGCGGTCGGCCGTCGGGCGGGGTCCTTCGTGAGCATCCAGAGCGTCAGCGCTTCGAGATCACTGGGCAGCTCCGGCCGAAGTTCTGTCGGTGGTGCCGGTTCCCGTTGGACGTGCTGAAACATGACCGACGCAGGACTCTCGGAAACGAAGGGCGGGCGTCCGGTCACCAATTGGTAGAGGACACAGCCGAGGGCATAGACATCAGATGCCGGCTCCGCCGGTCTTCCCAGCACCCGCTCTGGCGAAAGAAAGTGGCTGGTGCCGACAATCTGTCCGGCCGAGGTCAGAGTCGTGGTGGGATCGTCGAGGAGCCGGACGATGCCGAAGTCGGCGACCTTTACGCATCCGTCGTTCGTCAGCAGAAGGTTGTCGGGCTTGATGTCGCGATGGACGATGCCCTCCGCGTGGGCGGCGGCCAAGCCCGCGGCTGCCTGCCTCACCAATTGCCCGGCACGTTCCGCCGGGAGCGGCCCGAGCCGCCTGAGCTCTTCGCCCACCGTTCGGCCCCGAACAAGTTCCATCGCCAAGTAGTAGGCGGAGCCATACTGGCCGAAGTCGTACGCCGCCACCACGTGCGGATGGCGCAGACGGGCAGTCGCACGCGCTTCGCGCAGGAAGCGCTCCTTCGCGGCGAGTGTCTCGGGAATCGGCAGCATGACCTTCACAGCCACCTCGCGGCACAACACCACATCCGTCGCCCGGTAAACCTCCCCCATCCCGCCCCGCCCGATGGCGTCCACGACCCTGTACCGGCCCGCGATCAGTTCCCCAACTCGCCTCATCATTTTTCGGTACCCTCAGGCAAACGACGGATCCCATGCTGAGCTCGGCGCTTCTCAGGCCAGTCGCAGTCGCTCGGTCCCGGCCGTCCGCTCGAAATCTTTCTGCGCGCGGCGGAGGTGACCGAGGGATCGACCCGATCAGGCGACTGGCACGTCGGTGACGACGGCGTAGTGGTCCGACGGTGGGCGGCCGTGGTCCTCGTCGAGGCCGGCCAGCCGGGAGTCCGTCGGTACCAGTCCGTTGTTGGCAAGGATGTAGTCGATCCGCTGGTCCTCGAGCCATTCGCCCTTGTCCAGATAGGGATTGCGGGAGCTGTAGGTCACGCCGTCGTACCTCTGTGGTTGCCAGCAGTCCTCGAGCACGGCGAGCAGGGGCTCGAGCTCGGGCCGACCGGGCGGCGCGTTCAGGTCACCGGCAACGACCACGTCGTCACCGCGCCCCTTGAGCTCGGACACCAGCGACGCCAGCGAACTCGCCTGAGCGAAGCGTTCCCGCTCGTGGTCCTCCTCCCAGTCCAGGCAGCTGGTGATGAAATGCAGACTGTCCGTCCCCAGCCGGATCTCCGCCCGGAGAGCGATGGTGCCGGCCGACAACGTGTGCTGCTCAACCTTCCGCAACGGGAAGCGGCTCAAGACCCCTAGCCCGAGGCGTACGTCGGGATCCGGGTCCCGGGGCATCCGCGACGGCGCGAACGCCGATGTCATCCCCAGTTCGAACCCGAGCAGATCGGTCTGGGCCTGACCGTCGTACCGCCAGGTCTCCTGCAGGGCAACGAAATCGGGCCGCCGCGCCCGCACCGTTTCGACGATCGCCCGCTGCCGCCGCAACCAACGGTCACCGAACCGTCCCCAGACGTTCCACGTCATGAACCTCACCGCTATCTCACCTTCCTCGGTCACCCCAACCGGTACCCGCGAGCACCCGAAGACACGCCGACGAGACTGCTACTGCTTCTGCCCTGCGGCCTGCCGCCGGTACGCGTAGATCAGCTGCAGGTAGTCGGATCCGGCGACGTGATCGCAGAACCACCTCTTCACTCCGCTGGGCCTCGATGCTCGGCGAGGAGCGCGAGGCGGCGGAGTGTCTCGGCGTTACGAGCGCCCAGGAACAGGTCCTGGACCAACGCAGGCAGCAGAGACACCGGACCGCTGGTCGCCCGCTCGTACATGACGAGCCGACACCCCGCCTCCACCGTGGTCGCCCGGAACTCGACCTCGCCGTCTCCTGCCGGCCAAACCCTCACCCGCAACCGCAGACGACTCAACGGCTCGTACTCCAGCACCGACGTTGTGTCGTTGATCAGCACCGGCCAGGCGCCAACCGAGTGGCGGATCTTCCCGCCAGGCTCCGGCCAGTGCGCATCGACATCACGCACTCGGGACGCGCCGACAACCCAGGCGCCGTACGACCAGCCGTCGGTAAGTACCGCGAACACATCGGCGACGTCCGCATTGATCAGATGTTCGTTCTCGCTCACCTGCCATTGGTACCCCCGGCGAACCCGCGACACTCGCTGCGGCTGGTTTCCGGGACGGCCGCACGGGCACCGGTACAAACCCCTCTTGACCAACCGCCCGGGAAATCGGCAAACGTCCCCTCCCCCTGCGTGGAGCGTTTGCGTCCGGCAGGACCGGGACACCGTTCCGGCATGCGGGCGCTGCTACCGACTGCCTCAGCCCCGGCCACTGGCCGTGCTCTGATGTTGAGTCCGACCCCGGAGGGCGCCTGCTCAGCCTCGGAGCGACCCGGCCGGACGCCTGGCCCTACCCCGACGAGCACGCCTTCGTCGTACTCAGAGACCCCGCAGGCAACGAGTTCTGCGTCATCTCTGCTTGAGCGTGCACACCAGGAGGTCCGTTCCATGAGCACCATGACCAGAAGGGGCTTCTATGGCACACCATGAGACGTGGACGACAGTGGACGTCGCACCGAACATCCTCTTCGAGTACCTCTCCGACCTTGACAACCTGCCCGAGTACCTGCCGCGGCTGCGGGACGTGCGGCGGACCGAGCCGAGACCTGGAGAAGCACAGGGCCTGGAAGCACGACGTTCCAAGCAGGCGGTGCATGAAGACATCGAAGTCACGGCCGAGGTGCCGTCGGGACGCCAGGTGCGTGGTGAAGCGTGGATCGAGGTCGTCGAAGAGAACCGCAGTCTCCGCTGGGGTTCACCCGGCGAACACGATTACCACGGCGAGCTGGACGTCGACTTCGTTGCCGACGGCACCTCGCGACTGACCGTCCGCCTGGACACCGCCCATGCCGCCGACGAGGACACCGACGGCGAGCTTCAGCACGTTCTCGAAACCATCAAGTCCTCACTCGAAGCGACCTGAATCACTGACCAGTAAAGCCATTGACCCGGAACAGCTCAGGTCAGCCGGCGACCGAGCGAGAACGGTACGAGTCATCCGTGGGTGGCGGCGATGAGGCGGCGGGCGATCTCTCGCAACTTGATGTTGCCGTCCTGCGACAACCGAGTGAGGAAGGCGAAGGCGCGGTCGTCGGTCAGCTGGTAACGCTCCATCACGATGCCGACCGCAGTACCGATCATCGAGCGGGTCTGGACCGCTTCGCGCAGATTCTGGATCTCCCGCGCGTAGTCGATCGCCACCGCGGCCTGGTGCCGGAACAGCTCGCCAAGCGCACCCAGATCGCTGAACGCGCCGACGCTCTCGGAGTACAGGTTGAGAGCCCCTCGGGACTTGGGAGCGTCGAAGAGCCGGATACCGGCTTGCGCGCGAAGACCCGCGGCCACCGCACTCACGGCGTACCGCGGAAAGCGCTCGTCCCGGGCAAGATCAGGCGAAGCAACGTGCACGGCATCCGCAGCCGCTTCGTAGCACGGACCTTCGCCCAGCTCGTACTGCGCCGCATCGACGCCCCACAACACCTCGTCCGTCGGCGCGACGGTCTCCAGCCGGCCGTCGGCGTGCAGGATCGTGATGCTCGCGTAGTCGGTTTCCGGTAGCGCCTCGACCGCAGCGGCGGTGATGCGACTGAGCGTGTGGTCGAGGTCGCCCGGAGTCAGCGTCTTCAGAAGACGCTGCGCCATGGTCAGAAGCCGGTCGTCATTCACGCCTCGCCGGTACCCGAATCCTCGCCTCCCCCACACGCCGACATCACACCTACTTCGGGATCGAGTCCGCTTTGACAGCGTTCCGCCGGCCGAGGGGGCGCGGCTCGCCCCTGGTGGTATCGCGCGCGGTCTGTTGCTCGGCTTCCGCGTTGATCTCGGCTCCGAGCAGTACGGCGTACGCGGTCAGCCACAGCCACAACATCAGGACCACCACTGCCGCCAGGCTGCCATAGGTCTTGGCGTAGTTGCCGAACGTCTCGACATAGACCGAGAAGCCGATCGACGCGACCAGCCAGATGACGGTCGCGACGACGGCGCCTGTGGACACCCACCGAATACGCGGCGCGTCGCGATCCGGCCCCAGCCGGTAGGTGACCGCGAGCGCCACCGAGATCAGTACGACGGCGAGCACCAGCCGCACCACGGCCAGCAGGATCTGGATCGGTCGTGCCACCTGGTCCCCGATTGCGGTGCCTGCCGTCAACAGCGCGATCGCAAGCAGGACGAAGAGGATCGCGCCCAGTGTCATGCCCAGAGCCAGGAGCTTGCGGCGGATGAACCCGCGGGTCTCCTCCTCGTCGTACGCGAGGTTGACCGCACTCAGCAGATATCCCACGCCGCCCGAGGCGCTCCACAGGGCGGCGATCACGGCGATCGCGACGCCGATACCCAAACCTTGCCGCGGTGCCGAGGTCAGGGCGTCGAGCTGCTGGAGCAACAGATCGCGACCTGACGCCGGCATCGCTGCGGTCAGATCCTCGACCTGGTTGCGGATCTGGGCCGGATCCGCAACCAGCCCATAGGCCAGCACCGCGGCAATGACGGCAGGAAACAGCGAAAGGAAGCCGAAGAACGCGACGCCGGCCGCGAGCAGCGGAACCTGGTCGGTCTTGGCTTCGGCCCAGGCCCGCCGGATCACCTGCCACCAACCGGTCGCCGGGATCTCCGTCGGCTTCTCGGCATCCACTCCCGGAACGTCCGGTCGTCGCGTGTCGCTCATCAGCTCGAGGAACCCGCCTGCCGGACGTTGTCGGCCGAGTCCTTCGCGTTGTCCGCAACCTCGTGAG from Kribbella sp. NBC_00709 carries:
- a CDS encoding M20/M25/M40 family metallo-hydrolase: MTTSSDRPSYTPDAEVVELCSELIQIDTTNYGNGKSNGERVAAEYVAAKLDEVGIESTIYESEPGRATLVAHWDGEDQSADPLLVHGHLDVVPADPKDWKVDPFAGEIFDGCVWGRGAVDMKDFDAMVLSVVRARQRAGVKPRRPVRLVFTADEEAGGVYGAQWLINNHPDTVADCTEGIGEVGGFSITVKDDLRLYLIETAEKGMNWMRLKARGTAGHGSMVNTDNAVTNLVEAVTRIGGHEWPLRVTPTVREFLKTLEDVLEVELDPDDMTATLAKLGSFSRMFGATIRNTSNPTMLNAGYKVNVIPGDAEAHIDGRFLPGYEDEFFATIDELLGDKVQRETVVQDIALETEFSGGLVEAMQACLAAEDPQSRTAPLLMSGGTDAKSWSRLGVRCFGFVPLQLPPDLDFMGMFHGIDERVPTSALEFGSRVLDRFLDQA
- a CDS encoding Rieske (2Fe-2S) protein translates to MEQPARRAVLAVVLGATAVGCSKYGEPSNKPSQTAPANAVLGQTDEIPVGEGKIFDQNQVVVTQPVKGTFKAFSSTCTHQGCQVTTVANGTIDCPCHGSKYSVKDGSVVAGPAPRPLPPKQITVSGDSITLI
- a CDS encoding DUF6529 family protein; the protein is MSTAQVQKTARVAVPLSAGAAVAVALGVYGRLHDPAGVAINLAGFSSFQSVKTWLATLAFLLGLVQVISAMSLFGRLPTSPWVAPLHRWSGRAAVAVTLPVVAHCLYALGFEYGEPRVLIHSLLGCFFYGAFVAKMLTLSRTDTPKWLLPVVGGALFTALVGLWLTSSLWFFTTFGVIR
- a CDS encoding eCIS core domain-containing protein, with the protein product MLQRCGGVQCPPGACDHDDDQLRRKASGAGPAIAPPQVHQVLAGSGAPLEHGVRADMEERLGHDFGTVRVHADARAAESAAAVGSLAYTVGNHVVLGSAATSGDQGRRVLAHELVHTIQQAGTSHHARGSELPVSRPADPEEQTADRIADAVLDGSAPATIDATAGRALQRADSPPLADTEDCTPGETALLNTHLVAARIWVNDATRKIVDYANVFANPRHSTVPASPGTAAVVKQALLDNFHTVASGDVLEIRDGFQSLRTELSNGFTYECEDEGCDDQAYVRGRFAFIRRRGDIHVCPPWFRENYYNRVETLIHERAHQYPGAEDEAYNWQPSYATLSPSDAIDNADSYAVAARQIYHGGAHGPGT
- a CDS encoding VOC family protein, with protein sequence MTEIDLGAVEGERERIRAAYLKPGGVSSARGLHHTALLCADVERTVRFYQGILGFPLTEMVGNRDYEGSTHFFFDIGNGNLLAFFDFPGLDLGPYAEVLGGLHHLAISVEPDQWGRLKESLITHGVEFQEESGTSIYFRDPDGARIELISDPLGEMYGLKVL
- a CDS encoding zinc ribbon domain-containing protein; this encodes MCATAMSSELERRKRKAGGEAGWSSVDRRRVSKKRVYRLRGRIKCGICARKMEGAARRADTIYYRCNARTLLPGSATATAHPQQIYLREDVITPPIHRWIGSLFDPMHRGDTITALLDADDSGDEQLSTLNGCRIG
- a CDS encoding sigma-70 family RNA polymerase sigma factor, whose product is MVQLETLRPVFENLGARDKLILRRRMVDHWSRAEIASEIGVSQTQVSRTLSRMMGTLRSAMTS
- a CDS encoding serine/threonine-protein kinase, with product MDAIGRGGMGEVYRATDVVLCREVAVKVMLPIPETLAAKERFLREARATARLRHPHVVAAYDFGQYGSAYYLAMELVRGRTVGEELRRLGPLPAERAGQLVRQAAAGLAAAHAEGIVHRDIKPDNLLLTNDGCVKVADFGIVRLLDDPTTTLTSAGQIVGTSHFLSPERVLGRPAEPASDVYALGCVLYQLVTGRPPFVSESPASVMFQHVQREPAPPTELRPELPSDLEALTLWMLTKDPARRPTALKIANGVRRPIVMMSETDMATTTVLAVRRKSLRPAFIAITAIAALAVPATVGILSGATDAKPPDTYDLNPEAEHTLPPVAPSTSQTPTPAAVRTVTQTSTSEPSKVHRVQPTEPKASSPPQQKHVGPGRSATHQTHGPLKPKKTKP
- a CDS encoding endonuclease/exonuclease/phosphatase family protein, encoding MTWNVWGRFGDRWLRRQRAIVETVRARRPDFVALQETWRYDGQAQTDLLGFELGMTSAFAPSRMPRDPDPDVRLGLGVLSRFPLRKVEQHTLSAGTIALRAEIRLGTDSLHFITSCLDWEEDHERERFAQASSLASLVSELKGRGDDVVVAGDLNAPPGRPELEPLLAVLEDCWQPQRYDGVTYSSRNPYLDKGEWLEDQRIDYILANNGLVPTDSRLAGLDEDHGRPPSDHYAVVTDVPVA
- a CDS encoding SRPBCC family protein, encoding MSENEHLINADVADVFAVLTDGWSYGAWVVGASRVRDVDAHWPEPGGKIRHSVGAWPVLINDTTSVLEYEPLSRLRLRVRVWPAGDGEVEFRATTVEAGCRLVMYERATSGPVSLLPALVQDLFLGARNAETLRRLALLAEHRGPAE
- a CDS encoding VOC family protein, with amino-acid sequence MLSLGATRPDAWPYPDEHAFVVLRDPAGNEFCVISA
- a CDS encoding SRPBCC family protein, giving the protein MAHHETWTTVDVAPNILFEYLSDLDNLPEYLPRLRDVRRTEPRPGEAQGLEARRSKQAVHEDIEVTAEVPSGRQVRGEAWIEVVEENRSLRWGSPGEHDYHGELDVDFVADGTSRLTVRLDTAHAADEDTDGELQHVLETIKSSLEAT
- a CDS encoding GAF and ANTAR domain-containing protein; protein product: MAQRLLKTLTPGDLDHTLSRITAAAVEALPETDYASITILHADGRLETVAPTDEVLWGVDAAQYELGEGPCYEAAADAVHVASPDLARDERFPRYAVSAVAAGLRAQAGIRLFDAPKSRGALNLYSESVGAFSDLGALGELFRHQAAVAIDYAREIQNLREAVQTRSMIGTAVGIVMERYQLTDDRAFAFLTRLSQDGNIKLREIARRLIAATHG
- a CDS encoding YihY/virulence factor BrkB family protein, with product MSDTRRPDVPGVDAEKPTEIPATGWWQVIRRAWAEAKTDQVPLLAAGVAFFGFLSLFPAVIAAVLAYGLVADPAQIRNQVEDLTAAMPASGRDLLLQQLDALTSAPRQGLGIGVAIAVIAALWSASGGVGYLLSAVNLAYDEEETRGFIRRKLLALGMTLGAILFVLLAIALLTAGTAIGDQVARPIQILLAVVRLVLAVVLISVALAVTYRLGPDRDAPRIRWVSTGAVVATVIWLVASIGFSVYVETFGNYAKTYGSLAAVVVLMLWLWLTAYAVLLGAEINAEAEQQTARDTTRGEPRPLGRRNAVKADSIPK